In one window of Oryza sativa Japonica Group chromosome 9, ASM3414082v1 DNA:
- the LOC4346537 gene encoding SEC14 cytosolic factor isoform X1, with amino-acid sequence MAAASEEAIKQFSALMELLDEPLKTTFQHVHQGYARGTLVRFLKAREWNVPKAHKMLMDCLNWRIQNGIDSVLAKPIVPSDLYRTIRDTLLVGLTGYSKQGQPVYAFGVGLSTLDKASVHYYVQSHIQMNEYRDRVVLPKASKMFGKQINTCLKVMDMTGLKLSALNQIKMLSTITAIDDLNYPEKTETYFIVNAPYVFSACWKVVKPLLQERTKRKIKVLYGSGRDELLKVMDYEALPNFCKREGSGSSNDSSDGVDCYSYDHPFHQELYNYIKQQALNEDFIGPIKQGSMHVDVPTPDLEEAKIMETIESELHKFSGANGLSHSFNKIKIEGP; translated from the exons ATGGCGGCCGCTTCGGAGGAGGCCATCAAGCAGTTCTCCGCGCTGATGGAGCTGC TGGATGAGCCGCTCAAGACCACATTCCAG CATGTCCATCAAGGATACGCAAGAGGAACTCTGGTGCGTTTTCTAAAGGCCAGAGAATGGAATGTTCCGAAAGCACATAAAATG TTAATGGATTGCTTAAATTGGAGGATACAAAATGGGATTGACAGCGTTCTGGCT AAACCTATAGTCCCTTCTGATTTATACAGAACTATTCGGGATACGCTGCTGGTTGGATTGACAGGATACTCCAAGCAG GGACAACCTGTCTATGCATTCGGTGTTGGGCTCAGTACCCTTGACAAGGCATCG GTGCACTATTATGTGCAATCACACATACAGATGAATGAATATCGAGATCGTGTTGTACTG cCGAAAGCCTCTAAGATGTTCGGGAAACAGATTAACACTTGCCTAAAGGTTATGGATATGACGGGGCTGAAGCTTTCTGCCTTGAACCAAATAAAG ATGTTATCTACGATAACAGCCATCGATGACCTTAACTATCCTGAGAAAACAGAGACCTATTTCATTGTCAATGCTCCATATGTTTTTTCAGCATGTTGGAAG GTTGTGAAGCCTCTTCTACAAGAAAgaacaaaaaggaaaattaaAGTCCTGTACGGCTCAGGAAGAGATGAATTACTAAAG GTTATGGACTATGAGGCACTCCCAAACTTTTGCAAGCGAGAAGGATCAGGCTCGTCGAATGATTCGTCGGATGGAGTTGATTGCTACTCCTATGATCACCCTTTTCACCAGGAGCTGTATAATTACATCAAACAGCAAGCCCTGAATGAAGACTTCATCGGTCCCATAAAGCAAGGCTCAATGCATGTGGATGTGCCCACACCTGATCTGGAAGAGGCCAAGATCATGGAGACGATCGAATCGGAGCTCCACAAATTCAGTGGAGCTAATGGCCTCTCGCATTCATTCAACAAGATCAAGATTGAAGGTCCGTGA
- the LOC4346537 gene encoding phosphatidylinositol/phosphatidylcholine transfer protein SFH2 isoform X2, translating to MLMDCLNWRIQNGIDSVLAKPIVPSDLYRTIRDTLLVGLTGYSKQGQPVYAFGVGLSTLDKASVHYYVQSHIQMNEYRDRVVLPKASKMFGKQINTCLKVMDMTGLKLSALNQIKMLSTITAIDDLNYPEKTETYFIVNAPYVFSACWKVVKPLLQERTKRKIKVLYGSGRDELLKVMDYEALPNFCKREGSGSSNDSSDGVDCYSYDHPFHQELYNYIKQQALNEDFIGPIKQGSMHVDVPTPDLEEAKIMETIESELHKFSGANGLSHSFNKIKIEGP from the exons ATG TTAATGGATTGCTTAAATTGGAGGATACAAAATGGGATTGACAGCGTTCTGGCT AAACCTATAGTCCCTTCTGATTTATACAGAACTATTCGGGATACGCTGCTGGTTGGATTGACAGGATACTCCAAGCAG GGACAACCTGTCTATGCATTCGGTGTTGGGCTCAGTACCCTTGACAAGGCATCG GTGCACTATTATGTGCAATCACACATACAGATGAATGAATATCGAGATCGTGTTGTACTG cCGAAAGCCTCTAAGATGTTCGGGAAACAGATTAACACTTGCCTAAAGGTTATGGATATGACGGGGCTGAAGCTTTCTGCCTTGAACCAAATAAAG ATGTTATCTACGATAACAGCCATCGATGACCTTAACTATCCTGAGAAAACAGAGACCTATTTCATTGTCAATGCTCCATATGTTTTTTCAGCATGTTGGAAG GTTGTGAAGCCTCTTCTACAAGAAAgaacaaaaaggaaaattaaAGTCCTGTACGGCTCAGGAAGAGATGAATTACTAAAG GTTATGGACTATGAGGCACTCCCAAACTTTTGCAAGCGAGAAGGATCAGGCTCGTCGAATGATTCGTCGGATGGAGTTGATTGCTACTCCTATGATCACCCTTTTCACCAGGAGCTGTATAATTACATCAAACAGCAAGCCCTGAATGAAGACTTCATCGGTCCCATAAAGCAAGGCTCAATGCATGTGGATGTGCCCACACCTGATCTGGAAGAGGCCAAGATCATGGAGACGATCGAATCGGAGCTCCACAAATTCAGTGGAGCTAATGGCCTCTCGCATTCATTCAACAAGATCAAGATTGAAGGTCCGTGA